One segment of Desmodus rotundus isolate HL8 chromosome 6, HLdesRot8A.1, whole genome shotgun sequence DNA contains the following:
- the URGCP gene encoding up-regulator of cell proliferation isoform X2 — MGCVRRGLRTCFPGACCGALCRCLAHTKLPNLHNGPIGKSCRTPMVQDGSGITGQRSDLAEVAPEIKGPDRQAAAAGADLEWREMEGDDRELQYGDGADEAQDGGFPAVERSRLQELLSLLGLETHQVQKLGLQDALQISSGSVRSWAPQAPRDLPWSCLRKLQALHAEARSTTVVLDLPPDARPAEKESQMEEEVIYWDSADDISADIYSFSELPTPDTPVNPLDLLCALLLSSDAFLQQEILLRMSLCQFALPLVLPDSENHAHTFLLWALRGVVRTWWAQPLRTVGSLWEDSVVLPRAPTFAFVRMEVSSNSKSQLLNALLSPGHRQRDCFWHRDLSLGTSSREIADGLVEISWFLPSGREDLDLFPEPVAFLNLRGDIGSHWLQFRLLTEVSSAVFILTDNIGEKEYRLLSSVKGSATKFYFILSPYRGKRNSNLRFLNRLVPVLRMDHSHVLVKVSSTDGVRFLRRVRSILAQVARAPCRRVSVEDMAHAARRLGLRVDEDCEECQRAKGRMERITRDVRDSDAFLREELRLQGELWRKVAWVEKELCRAQWAGDPPDKRLAELRHRLLELRAQQNGHNPAGGVQEFIAGVSCPSLGERQYFLRWMEWGLAGAAQPRPRQPLETVLTLRPKQGGAGALREHLWPEPLGVEHFLREMAQFYEAESCLVEAGKLPVGQRRFAHFPGLALELLVRGLPLELIDGSTLSTPLRWVTGLLKELHGRLGRRSRLVVLSALGVPGTGKSTLLNTMFGLRFAAGRGYGPRGAFMQLVTVAESFSQDLGCDHILVIDSGGLIGGAPATAGERFELEASLATLIMGLSNVTVVSLAETRDIPPAVVHAFLSLEKTGHMPNYQFVCQNLHDMVPGPKLRERRPLLEQPADGSRAAAQVDKQGDSLRTLAGLAFCDPEKQHIWHIPGLWHGVPPMATASLGYSEAVLELKRCLLENIRNGLSNPSKNIQQLIELVRRL, encoded by the exons ACCTGGAatggagagaaatggaaggagaTGACCGTGAGCTTCAGTACGGAG ACGGTGCGGACGAGGCTCAGGACGGCGGCTTCCCAGCGG TGGAGAGGAGCCGACTGCAGGAGCTGCTGTCGCTGCTGGGACTCGAGACTCACCAGGTCCAGAAGCTCGGCCTCCAGGACGCCCTGCAGATTAGCAGTGGCAGTGTGAGGAGCTGGGCTCCTCAGGCTCCCAGGGACCTGCCCTGGAGCTGCCTCAGGAAGCTGCAGGCCCTCCACGCCGAGGCCCGGAGCACCACCGTGGTGCTGGACCTGCCCCCGGACGCCCGGCCTGCGGAGAAGGAGAGCCAGATGGAGGAGGAGGTCATCTACTGGGACTCAGCTGATGACATCTCCGCGGACATCTACTCCTTCTCGGAGCTGCCCACCCCCGACACGCCTGTGAACCCCTTGGACCTCCTCTGTGCCCTTCTGCTTTCCTCTGATGCTTTCCTGCAGCAGGAGATCCTGCTGAGAATGTCTCTCTGCCAGTTCGCCCTCCCACTGGTCCTGCCCGACTCGGAGAACCACGCCCACACCTTCCTGCTGTGGGCCCTGCGGGGTGTCGTGCGGACGTGGTGGGCACAGCCCCTGAGGACTGTGGGCAGCCTCTGGGAGGACAGCGTAGTCCTGCCCCGGGCGCCCACCTTCGCCTTTGTGCGCATGGAGGTCAGCAGCAACTCCAAGTCCCAGCTGCTCAACGCCCTGCTCAGCCCGGGCCACCGGCAGCGCGACTGCTTCTGGCACCGGGACCTGAGCCTGGGTACCAGCTCCCGGGAGATTGCAGACGGGCTGGTGGAGATTTCCTGGTTCCTGCCCAGTGGCCGGGAGGACCTGGACCTTTTCCCGGAGCCTGTGGCCTTTCTGAACCTCAGAGGTGACATTGGGTCTCACTGGCTGCAGTTCCGGCTCCTGACGGAAGTGTCTTCGGCCGTGTTCATCCTGACCGACAACATCGGTGAGAAGGAGTACAGACTGCTGTCCTCGGTGAAGGGGTCGGCCACCAAATTCTACTTCATCCTGAGCCCCTACCGCGGGAAGCGGAACTCAAACCTGCGGTTCCTGAACCGGCTGGTGCCCGTACTGAGGATGGACCACTCCCACGTGCTCGTGAAGGTCAGCAGCACTGACGGCGTGCGCTTCCTGCGAAGGGTCCGCTCCATCCTGGCGCAGGTGGCCCGGGCCCCCTGCAGACGGGTGTCGGTGGAGGACATGGCCCACGCAGCCcgcaggctggggctcagggtCGACGAGGACTGCGAGGAGTGTCAGCGGGCGAAGGGCCGGATGGAGCGCATCACCAGGGACGTCAGAGACTCGGACGCCTTCCTCCGGGAGGAGCTGAGGCTGCAGGGGGAGCTGTGGCGAAAGGTGGCCTGGGTGGAGAAGGAGCTGTGCCGGGCGCAGTGGGCTGGGGACCCGCCGGACAAGCGCCTGGCCGAGCTGAGGCACCGGCTGCTGGAACTCCGCGCGCAGCAGAATGGCCACAACCCGGCCGGGGGTGTGCAGGAGTTCATCGCAGGCGtcagctgcccctccctgggcgAGAGGCAGTATTTCCTGAGGTGGATGGagtgggggctggctggggcagCCCAGCCGAGGCCGAGGCAGCCTCTGGAGACGGTTCTGACACTGAGGCCGAAGCAGGGTGGGGCCGGGGCCCTCCGTGAACACCTCTGGCCGGAACCCCTGGGGGTGGAGCACTTTCTGCGGGAGATGGCGCAGTTTTACGAGGCAGAGAGCTGCCTGGTAGAGGCAGGGAAGCTGCCGGTGGGCCAGAGGCGATTTGCCCACTTCCCAGGCTTGGCCTTGGAACTGCTGGTGAGGGGGCTGCCCCTGGAGCTGATCGATGGGAGCACGCTGAGCACCCCCCTGCGCTGGGTCACGGGGCTTCTGAAGGAGCTGCACGGGCGCCTGGGGAGGCGGTCACGGCTGGTGGTGCTGTCGGCGCTGGGTGTTCCGGGCACGGGGAAGTCCACTCTCCTCAACACCATGTTCGGGCTTCGGTTTGCCGCAGGCAGGGGCTACGGTCCTCGAGGGGCCTTCATGCAGCTCGTCACAGTGGCCGAGAGCTTCAGCCAGGACCTGGGCTGTGACCACATCCTGGTGATAGACTCGGGGGGGTTGATAGGAGGTGCCCCAGCCACCGCCGGTGAGCGCTTTGAGCTGGAGGCCTCCCTGGCCACTTTGATTATGGGGCTGAGCAACGTCACCGTGGTCAGTTTAGCTGAGACGAGGGACATCCCGCCGGCTGTTGTGCATGCGTTTCTGAGCCTGGAGAAGACGGGGCACATGCCCAATTACCAGTTTGTGTGCCAGAACCTGCACGACATGGTCCCCGGCCCAAAGCTGCGGGAGAGGAGGCCGCTGCTGGAGCAGCCTGCAGATGGGAGTCGAGCTGCCGCCCAAGTGGACAAGCAGGGAGACAGCCTTCGGACGCTGGCAGGCCTGGCCTTCTGTGACCCTGAGAAGCAGCACATCTGGCACATCCCTGGCCTGTGGCATGGGGTGCCCCCCATGGCCACCGCGAGCCTGGGGTACAGTGAAGCCGTCTTGGAGCTGAAGAGATGCCTGCTGGAGAATATCAGGAACGGCCTGTCGAACCCCAGTAAAAACATCCAGCAGCTCATTGAGCTGGTCAGACGGCTGTGA
- the URGCP gene encoding up-regulator of cell proliferation isoform X1 — MEGDDRELQYGVERSRLQELLSLLGLETHQVQKLGLQDALQISSGSVRSWAPQAPRDLPWSCLRKLQALHAEARSTTVVLDLPPDARPAEKESQMEEEVIYWDSADDISADIYSFSELPTPDTPVNPLDLLCALLLSSDAFLQQEILLRMSLCQFALPLVLPDSENHAHTFLLWALRGVVRTWWAQPLRTVGSLWEDSVVLPRAPTFAFVRMEVSSNSKSQLLNALLSPGHRQRDCFWHRDLSLGTSSREIADGLVEISWFLPSGREDLDLFPEPVAFLNLRGDIGSHWLQFRLLTEVSSAVFILTDNIGEKEYRLLSSVKGSATKFYFILSPYRGKRNSNLRFLNRLVPVLRMDHSHVLVKVSSTDGVRFLRRVRSILAQVARAPCRRVSVEDMAHAARRLGLRVDEDCEECQRAKGRMERITRDVRDSDAFLREELRLQGELWRKVAWVEKELCRAQWAGDPPDKRLAELRHRLLELRAQQNGHNPAGGVQEFIAGVSCPSLGERQYFLRWMEWGLAGAAQPRPRQPLETVLTLRPKQGGAGALREHLWPEPLGVEHFLREMAQFYEAESCLVEAGKLPVGQRRFAHFPGLALELLVRGLPLELIDGSTLSTPLRWVTGLLKELHGRLGRRSRLVVLSALGVPGTGKSTLLNTMFGLRFAAGRGYGPRGAFMQLVTVAESFSQDLGCDHILVIDSGGLIGGAPATAGERFELEASLATLIMGLSNVTVVSLAETRDIPPAVVHAFLSLEKTGHMPNYQFVCQNLHDMVPGPKLRERRPLLEQPADGSRAAAQVDKQGDSLRTLAGLAFCDPEKQHIWHIPGLWHGVPPMATASLGYSEAVLELKRCLLENIRNGLSNPSKNIQQLIELVRRL, encoded by the exons atggaaggagaTGACCGTGAGCTTCAGTACGGAG TGGAGAGGAGCCGACTGCAGGAGCTGCTGTCGCTGCTGGGACTCGAGACTCACCAGGTCCAGAAGCTCGGCCTCCAGGACGCCCTGCAGATTAGCAGTGGCAGTGTGAGGAGCTGGGCTCCTCAGGCTCCCAGGGACCTGCCCTGGAGCTGCCTCAGGAAGCTGCAGGCCCTCCACGCCGAGGCCCGGAGCACCACCGTGGTGCTGGACCTGCCCCCGGACGCCCGGCCTGCGGAGAAGGAGAGCCAGATGGAGGAGGAGGTCATCTACTGGGACTCAGCTGATGACATCTCCGCGGACATCTACTCCTTCTCGGAGCTGCCCACCCCCGACACGCCTGTGAACCCCTTGGACCTCCTCTGTGCCCTTCTGCTTTCCTCTGATGCTTTCCTGCAGCAGGAGATCCTGCTGAGAATGTCTCTCTGCCAGTTCGCCCTCCCACTGGTCCTGCCCGACTCGGAGAACCACGCCCACACCTTCCTGCTGTGGGCCCTGCGGGGTGTCGTGCGGACGTGGTGGGCACAGCCCCTGAGGACTGTGGGCAGCCTCTGGGAGGACAGCGTAGTCCTGCCCCGGGCGCCCACCTTCGCCTTTGTGCGCATGGAGGTCAGCAGCAACTCCAAGTCCCAGCTGCTCAACGCCCTGCTCAGCCCGGGCCACCGGCAGCGCGACTGCTTCTGGCACCGGGACCTGAGCCTGGGTACCAGCTCCCGGGAGATTGCAGACGGGCTGGTGGAGATTTCCTGGTTCCTGCCCAGTGGCCGGGAGGACCTGGACCTTTTCCCGGAGCCTGTGGCCTTTCTGAACCTCAGAGGTGACATTGGGTCTCACTGGCTGCAGTTCCGGCTCCTGACGGAAGTGTCTTCGGCCGTGTTCATCCTGACCGACAACATCGGTGAGAAGGAGTACAGACTGCTGTCCTCGGTGAAGGGGTCGGCCACCAAATTCTACTTCATCCTGAGCCCCTACCGCGGGAAGCGGAACTCAAACCTGCGGTTCCTGAACCGGCTGGTGCCCGTACTGAGGATGGACCACTCCCACGTGCTCGTGAAGGTCAGCAGCACTGACGGCGTGCGCTTCCTGCGAAGGGTCCGCTCCATCCTGGCGCAGGTGGCCCGGGCCCCCTGCAGACGGGTGTCGGTGGAGGACATGGCCCACGCAGCCcgcaggctggggctcagggtCGACGAGGACTGCGAGGAGTGTCAGCGGGCGAAGGGCCGGATGGAGCGCATCACCAGGGACGTCAGAGACTCGGACGCCTTCCTCCGGGAGGAGCTGAGGCTGCAGGGGGAGCTGTGGCGAAAGGTGGCCTGGGTGGAGAAGGAGCTGTGCCGGGCGCAGTGGGCTGGGGACCCGCCGGACAAGCGCCTGGCCGAGCTGAGGCACCGGCTGCTGGAACTCCGCGCGCAGCAGAATGGCCACAACCCGGCCGGGGGTGTGCAGGAGTTCATCGCAGGCGtcagctgcccctccctgggcgAGAGGCAGTATTTCCTGAGGTGGATGGagtgggggctggctggggcagCCCAGCCGAGGCCGAGGCAGCCTCTGGAGACGGTTCTGACACTGAGGCCGAAGCAGGGTGGGGCCGGGGCCCTCCGTGAACACCTCTGGCCGGAACCCCTGGGGGTGGAGCACTTTCTGCGGGAGATGGCGCAGTTTTACGAGGCAGAGAGCTGCCTGGTAGAGGCAGGGAAGCTGCCGGTGGGCCAGAGGCGATTTGCCCACTTCCCAGGCTTGGCCTTGGAACTGCTGGTGAGGGGGCTGCCCCTGGAGCTGATCGATGGGAGCACGCTGAGCACCCCCCTGCGCTGGGTCACGGGGCTTCTGAAGGAGCTGCACGGGCGCCTGGGGAGGCGGTCACGGCTGGTGGTGCTGTCGGCGCTGGGTGTTCCGGGCACGGGGAAGTCCACTCTCCTCAACACCATGTTCGGGCTTCGGTTTGCCGCAGGCAGGGGCTACGGTCCTCGAGGGGCCTTCATGCAGCTCGTCACAGTGGCCGAGAGCTTCAGCCAGGACCTGGGCTGTGACCACATCCTGGTGATAGACTCGGGGGGGTTGATAGGAGGTGCCCCAGCCACCGCCGGTGAGCGCTTTGAGCTGGAGGCCTCCCTGGCCACTTTGATTATGGGGCTGAGCAACGTCACCGTGGTCAGTTTAGCTGAGACGAGGGACATCCCGCCGGCTGTTGTGCATGCGTTTCTGAGCCTGGAGAAGACGGGGCACATGCCCAATTACCAGTTTGTGTGCCAGAACCTGCACGACATGGTCCCCGGCCCAAAGCTGCGGGAGAGGAGGCCGCTGCTGGAGCAGCCTGCAGATGGGAGTCGAGCTGCCGCCCAAGTGGACAAGCAGGGAGACAGCCTTCGGACGCTGGCAGGCCTGGCCTTCTGTGACCCTGAGAAGCAGCACATCTGGCACATCCCTGGCCTGTGGCATGGGGTGCCCCCCATGGCCACCGCGAGCCTGGGGTACAGTGAAGCCGTCTTGGAGCTGAAGAGATGCCTGCTGGAGAATATCAGGAACGGCCTGTCGAACCCCAGTAAAAACATCCAGCAGCTCATTGAGCTGGTCAGACGGCTGTGA